One window of Streptomyces sp. NBC_00273 genomic DNA carries:
- a CDS encoding SpoIIE family protein phosphatase, which translates to MIERGLDGGNCGPTGARERFLMGERVEDGVRSPILGSWERCHLMGVSPDSSDPPFWEDLDLAIPLVDAAEPVLDGLEAVFSGSHMNVGLADRRGAVLLRRFGDASLMRHLPASHSRPGFVFAEQFAGTNGIALALAERRFCQVYGAEHFSERSQANACWGIPIRDPLNGHIEGVLAFGCPRLEADLAMGTVICDAARAIEGRLLERSTERERSLLRAYLDARRRVGVDGPFWGRYVIGEDGLARSGLDWRDQVILQAKAAELISSGQRAAAVVPLSHGRQATLLSRPLTSPSGVAGSVVEVVLPLDVPRRGSPRLPRFGDSLLPLAEHAPATLPVVRPRTHPVPVLVPGQADRLVLVGEPIVGRLAVAARRRLELLAEASTRIGTTLDVERTAWELAEVAVPRLADFVTIDLPEAVLRGEEPVNPRTDLHRTVVHGIREDCNFYPVGERVDLRPSTPHLRCLDSMQAVLEPDLKAAAGWRAQDLERTDMLLAQNVHSLISAPLLARGVVLGIATFYRSGDSSPFGDDDLSMAQELTARAALCLDNARRYTREHTTVLALQRSLLPHSLPEHSSVELAHRYLPAESSVGGDWFDVIPLTGTRVALLVGDVVGHGLHAAATMGQLRTAARNFAELDLPPDEVLTHLDNLVGRLDGADCDREPLIGATCLYAIYDPTTQLCTMARAGHPPPAVVGPDGNVSFPDLPAGQPLGLGGLPFETVEIHLPENSSLVLYTDGLLEDRHRDIDEALDLLRSALAHPGRAPEGTCTAVMDAVAPKHPGDDIALLVARTHALPPDRVASWDVPADPSCVSDVRAAAMRQLADWNLEETAFATELLLSELVTNAIRYGREPIRVRLIFDRSLICEVYDGSSTAPRLRQAASTDEGGRGLFLVAQLTQAWGTRYTAEGKVIWAEFTSE; encoded by the coding sequence ATGATCGAGCGGGGCCTGGACGGGGGCAATTGCGGCCCCACGGGTGCCCGTGAGCGATTCCTCATGGGGGAGCGTGTCGAGGACGGCGTGCGTAGTCCCATCTTGGGCTCGTGGGAGCGCTGTCATCTGATGGGGGTCTCGCCGGACAGCTCCGATCCCCCGTTCTGGGAAGATCTGGACTTGGCGATCCCTCTCGTCGATGCGGCCGAGCCAGTGCTCGACGGACTGGAAGCGGTGTTCTCGGGGAGTCACATGAATGTGGGACTCGCCGACCGGCGCGGGGCGGTGTTGTTGCGCCGTTTTGGTGACGCGTCACTCATGCGTCACCTCCCTGCCTCCCACAGCAGGCCCGGTTTCGTTTTTGCCGAGCAGTTTGCCGGGACCAACGGAATCGCTCTTGCGCTCGCGGAGAGGCGGTTCTGTCAGGTTTACGGTGCTGAGCACTTCTCCGAGCGTTCCCAGGCGAACGCTTGCTGGGGGATTCCCATCCGTGATCCGCTCAATGGCCATATCGAGGGTGTTTTGGCTTTTGGCTGTCCCCGTCTCGAGGCGGATCTGGCGATGGGGACGGTGATATGCGACGCCGCTCGTGCTATCGAGGGTCGGCTGCTGGAGCGCAGCACGGAACGGGAGCGGTCTCTTCTGCGGGCTTACCTCGATGCCCGGCGCCGGGTGGGCGTCGACGGGCCGTTCTGGGGCAGGTACGTGATCGGAGAGGATGGTCTGGCCCGGAGCGGGCTGGACTGGCGTGACCAGGTGATCTTGCAGGCGAAGGCCGCCGAACTGATCTCTTCGGGCCAGCGGGCCGCCGCGGTGGTGCCCCTGTCCCACGGCCGACAGGCAACCCTTCTGAGCCGTCCGTTGACGAGCCCTTCGGGGGTGGCAGGTTCTGTCGTCGAGGTCGTCCTGCCGCTTGATGTGCCACGGCGTGGTAGCCCTCGCCTGCCCCGCTTCGGTGATTCTCTTCTCCCGCTGGCTGAGCACGCGCCTGCGACACTTCCCGTTGTGCGGCCCCGGACTCATCCGGTGCCTGTGCTGGTGCCAGGCCAGGCGGACCGCCTGGTGCTGGTGGGTGAGCCGATTGTGGGGCGGCTGGCCGTCGCGGCGCGACGCCGTCTGGAGTTGCTGGCGGAGGCCAGCACCCGCATCGGCACTACGCTGGATGTGGAGCGCACCGCGTGGGAGCTGGCCGAGGTGGCGGTACCTCGTCTGGCGGACTTCGTCACCATTGACCTCCCCGAGGCCGTACTGCGCGGGGAGGAACCCGTCAATCCTCGCACCGACTTGCACCGTACGGTGGTCCACGGCATCCGTGAGGACTGCAATTTCTACCCGGTCGGCGAGCGGGTGGACCTTCGGCCGAGCACACCTCATCTGCGATGTTTGGACAGCATGCAGGCGGTGCTGGAGCCCGATCTGAAGGCTGCCGCCGGTTGGCGCGCTCAGGACTTGGAGCGCACAGACATGCTGCTCGCCCAGAACGTGCATTCCCTCATCAGCGCCCCCCTGCTGGCCCGCGGCGTGGTCCTGGGCATCGCCACCTTCTACCGCTCAGGGGACTCTTCTCCCTTCGGCGACGATGACCTCTCCATGGCGCAGGAACTCACCGCCCGTGCGGCGCTGTGTCTCGACAACGCCCGCCGCTACACCCGCGAACACACCACAGTCCTGGCGCTTCAGCGCAGTCTGCTTCCTCACTCCTTGCCCGAGCACAGCTCTGTCGAGCTCGCTCACCGCTATCTGCCCGCTGAATCCAGCGTGGGGGGCGACTGGTTCGACGTCATCCCGCTCACCGGCACTCGTGTCGCCCTGCTGGTCGGTGATGTCGTCGGTCATGGGCTGCACGCCGCCGCCACCATGGGGCAGCTGCGTACTGCTGCCCGCAATTTCGCCGAGCTCGATCTTCCCCCCGACGAGGTCCTCACTCACCTCGACAACCTTGTGGGACGCCTTGACGGGGCGGACTGTGACCGCGAGCCCCTTATCGGTGCGACCTGCCTGTACGCCATATACGACCCCACCACACAGCTGTGCACCATGGCACGTGCCGGCCACCCTCCACCGGCGGTGGTGGGCCCCGACGGCAATGTGAGTTTCCCGGACCTTCCCGCAGGTCAGCCCCTTGGCTTGGGCGGTCTCCCCTTCGAAACAGTGGAGATCCATCTCCCTGAAAACAGCAGCCTGGTCCTCTACACCGACGGGCTCCTTGAGGACCGTCATCGTGACATCGACGAGGCCCTCGACCTACTGCGAAGTGCGCTGGCCCACCCCGGCCGCGCGCCGGAGGGCACCTGCACAGCCGTCATGGACGCCGTGGCACCCAAGCACCCCGGCGACGACATAGCCCTGTTGGTCGCCCGGACACACGCCCTTCCCCCCGACCGGGTCGCCAGCTGGGACGTGCCGGCCGACCCGTCCTGCGTCTCCGACGTCCGTGCCGCCGCCATGCGCCAGCTAGCCGACTGGAACCTGGAGGAAACCGCGTTCGCCACCGAACTACTGCTCAGCGAGCTGGTCACCAACGCCATCCGCTACGGCCGGGAACCCATCCGAGTACGCCTCATCTTCGACAGGTCCCTGATCTGCGAGGTCTACGACGGCAGCAGCACCGCGCCACGCCTGCGGCAGGCGGCCTCCACCGACGAGGGTGGCCGCGGTCTCTTCCTCGTCGCGCAGCTCACACAAGCTTGGGGCACCCGCTATACCGCTGAGGGAAAGGTCATCTGGGCCGAGTTCACCTCCGAGTAG